Proteins from a genomic interval of Candidatus Binataceae bacterium:
- a CDS encoding amidohydrolase: MSDITVFVARRILTMDPGRPTASAIAVRDGRILSVGTIESMQPWLRRYSHTIDETLANLVLLPGFIDPHTHLSQSGAYMFLNYIGPIPSPGPDRINPALPTREAVMTRLHELHAEIRAASEPLFAWGFDPGMQGGHLHRDELDLISRQRPVAILSYAPHFVYANSAMLKLLGADESLQMHGVGRDADGRLNGRFIEMQALNYALAPLRGHFVGADKHELGLRRMAQVAQHAGVTTTADMLFGARNFESEWRLQNSVVSDPDFPLRMVLVPYEAAIRKRFEEDAAAYVADLDARATDKIRFHGVKFFSDGSYPAMSLRVRPPGYLDGGNGLRGDIPWDNLAERMLPFWKAGVQIHAHANGDEAIDAVLDALAKLQSIHPRFDHRLTIEHYCISTPDQARRLKALGGLASVNCYFVHFRSQIHSEQAFGPDRAEATARLGSLEREGVTFALHSDFSLVVAPLDPLLSVWIAVNRIAADGATVQAPGERIGVERALRAITIDAAYVLGMEREIGSLEVGKFADFSVLSDDPTAVDPAAIRDLRVWGTVLGGRLQPGV, translated from the coding sequence ATGAGCGATATCACCGTCTTCGTCGCGCGCCGGATCCTAACCATGGATCCCGGCCGGCCCACTGCCAGCGCGATCGCGGTGCGCGACGGGCGCATCCTGTCGGTGGGAACCATCGAATCGATGCAACCGTGGCTCAGACGCTACTCGCATACCATCGATGAGACCTTGGCGAATCTGGTGCTGCTGCCGGGCTTTATCGATCCGCACACCCATCTGAGCCAATCGGGTGCCTACATGTTCCTGAACTATATCGGTCCGATTCCGTCGCCCGGTCCGGATCGGATCAACCCGGCTCTGCCCACGCGGGAGGCGGTGATGACTCGACTGCACGAGCTTCACGCGGAAATCCGGGCAGCATCTGAACCACTGTTTGCGTGGGGATTCGATCCGGGCATGCAAGGCGGCCATCTCCATCGCGATGAACTGGATTTGATTTCCCGGCAACGCCCGGTCGCGATCCTCTCGTACGCGCCGCATTTCGTTTATGCGAACAGCGCGATGCTTAAGTTGTTGGGCGCGGATGAGTCGCTTCAGATGCACGGGGTTGGCCGCGACGCCGACGGGCGACTCAACGGGCGCTTTATCGAGATGCAGGCTCTCAACTACGCGCTCGCTCCGCTGCGCGGCCATTTCGTGGGGGCGGATAAGCATGAACTGGGTCTGCGGCGTATGGCTCAGGTGGCGCAGCATGCGGGGGTGACCACCACCGCGGACATGCTGTTTGGCGCGCGTAATTTCGAATCGGAGTGGCGCTTGCAGAATTCCGTGGTCAGCGACCCGGACTTTCCACTGCGAATGGTGCTGGTGCCGTACGAAGCCGCGATTCGCAAGCGATTTGAGGAAGATGCCGCCGCTTATGTCGCGGACCTGGACGCACGCGCGACCGACAAGATTCGCTTTCACGGCGTGAAGTTCTTCAGCGACGGTTCGTACCCCGCCATGTCGCTGCGGGTGCGCCCGCCCGGGTACCTGGACGGTGGTAACGGCCTGCGTGGTGATATTCCGTGGGACAATCTTGCCGAGCGCATGCTGCCGTTCTGGAAGGCAGGCGTGCAGATTCACGCCCATGCAAATGGCGACGAGGCGATCGATGCGGTGCTCGACGCGCTCGCCAAGCTGCAATCGATTCATCCGCGTTTCGACCATCGGCTGACGATCGAGCACTATTGCATAAGCACCCCGGACCAGGCGCGACGGCTCAAGGCGCTGGGTGGACTTGCGAGCGTGAACTGCTATTTTGTCCACTTCCGTAGCCAGATTCACAGCGAGCAGGCGTTCGGGCCGGATCGCGCCGAAGCGACGGCGCGGCTCGGTTCGCTGGAGCGCGAGGGCGTCACCTTCGCACTGCATTCCGACTTTTCGCTGGTGGTCGCCCCGCTCGATCCGCTGTTGTCGGTGTGGATCGCGGTAAACCGCATCGCGGCCGACGGCGCAACCGTGCAGGCGCCGGGGGAACGCATCGGAGTCGAGCGCGCGCTGCGCGCGATCACGATCGATGCGGCCTACGTGCTGGGAATGGAGCGCGAAATCGGAAGTCTCGAGGTCGGGAAGTTCGCCGACTTCTCGGTGCTGTCAGATGACCCGACCGCGGTCGATCCAGCAGCTATCCGCGATCTGCGGGTGTGGGGCACCGTGCTGGGTGGCCGCCTGCAGCCTGGCGTTTAA
- the solA gene encoding N-methyl-L-tryptophan oxidase → MNFDVIVVGVGGMGSAAAWQLARRGRRVLGIERFDIPHAMGSSHGVTRIIRLPYYEDPRYVPLLRRAYELWHEIETAAGERLLVTTGSIDASPEDGELFQGALASAREHQLVHEVLTGAQVSDRFPAYRLPATHRAIYQPDGGFITSERAIVAHVRAAQSAGAEIHARERVIEWAPHGSESVSVITDQGRYRAQHLVLAAGAWIGELAAPLKQVAIPERQVLAWLQPRRPDWFEPSRFPVFNLAVDEGRYYGLPVFEVPGFKFGRYHHRGETFSTADQLRREPDAEDERLLRQFAARYFPEGTGPTVALRTCMFTNTVDEHFVIDRHPACPQVILASPCSGHGYKFCSVIGEILAELASGDGRTRHQIEFLRLSRPALRTGAER, encoded by the coding sequence ATGAATTTCGACGTAATTGTCGTAGGAGTGGGCGGCATGGGCAGCGCCGCCGCGTGGCAGCTTGCCCGCCGTGGACGGCGCGTGCTGGGCATCGAGCGATTCGACATTCCGCATGCGATGGGATCCTCGCATGGTGTTACTCGCATCATCCGGCTGCCCTACTACGAAGATCCGCGCTACGTTCCGCTGCTGCGGCGTGCTTATGAGCTGTGGCACGAAATCGAGACCGCAGCAGGCGAACGCCTACTGGTAACGACCGGCTCGATCGACGCGAGCCCTGAAGACGGAGAGTTGTTCCAGGGCGCGCTGGCCTCCGCGCGCGAGCATCAGCTTGTTCACGAAGTCCTGACCGGCGCGCAGGTCTCCGATCGATTTCCCGCCTATCGGCTGCCTGCCACTCATCGCGCGATTTACCAGCCCGACGGGGGATTTATAACTTCCGAGCGCGCCATCGTGGCGCACGTTCGCGCGGCGCAGTCGGCCGGAGCGGAGATTCATGCGCGCGAGCGCGTGATCGAATGGGCGCCGCACGGGAGTGAAAGCGTATCGGTCATCACCGACCAAGGCCGCTACCGGGCGCAGCATCTGGTCCTGGCGGCGGGCGCGTGGATTGGAGAACTGGCGGCTCCGCTCAAGCAAGTTGCAATCCCGGAGCGGCAAGTGCTGGCGTGGCTGCAACCTCGGCGGCCGGACTGGTTCGAACCGTCCCGTTTCCCGGTCTTCAACCTTGCCGTGGATGAAGGCCGTTACTACGGATTGCCGGTGTTCGAGGTGCCCGGCTTTAAATTCGGCCGCTATCACCATCGCGGCGAAACTTTTTCGACCGCCGACCAACTGCGACGCGAGCCCGACGCGGAAGACGAGCGGCTATTGCGCCAATTCGCCGCGCGCTATTTTCCCGAGGGCACCGGGCCGACCGTGGCGCTGCGTACCTGCATGTTTACCAACACCGTCGACGAACACTTCGTCATCGATCGCCACCCGGCATGTCCGCAAGTAATTCTGGCCTCGCCCTGCTCCGGGCATGGCTACAAGTTCTGTAGCGTGATTGGCGAAATTCTTGCCGAATTGGCCAGCGGCGACGGACGCACCCGCCACCAGATCGAGTTCCTGCGCCTATCACGGCCCGCCTTGAGAACGGGAGCTGAGCGATGA
- a CDS encoding phytanoyl-CoA dioxygenase family protein — protein MPLPTARFKTAAGGCTRLSRDREVKAMSENAYLHESIRHLNDGVSVTPDGSAPALVTVGQETPLSQIFPIIEADGGVIVRDFLSPVVLARLQSELQPFVDGSAPGSKEGGKGWQRFHGFRTKRFCGLAAKSPTFVELLLDARLKEYADHFLLPNCGSYWLNTSQMMVIGPGEPAQLLHRDSANWPHFPWPPLEVTVSCMFALSDFDVESGATQVAPGSHRWSDSARAPAAHEITQAVMPAGSVLFYSGNVIHAAGENRATDRWRCGMHVSWVLGWLRPEECHYLAVPIEVARRLPDRVQHLLGYHSYHPSTYGGRLGLVDFEEAKRIL, from the coding sequence GTGCCGCTGCCCACAGCCCGGTTCAAGACAGCGGCCGGCGGCTGTACTAGACTGAGCCGCGATCGCGAGGTCAAGGCAATGTCGGAGAACGCGTACCTGCACGAGTCAATTCGTCATCTGAATGATGGTGTGTCCGTCACCCCTGACGGAAGCGCCCCGGCGCTGGTGACCGTGGGGCAGGAAACGCCCCTGTCGCAAATTTTCCCGATCATCGAGGCCGATGGCGGCGTTATCGTGCGCGATTTTCTTTCCCCCGTTGTGCTTGCCCGTTTGCAATCGGAATTGCAGCCCTTTGTCGATGGCAGCGCGCCCGGCAGCAAGGAAGGCGGCAAGGGTTGGCAGCGGTTTCATGGTTTTCGTACCAAGCGCTTCTGCGGCCTTGCGGCGAAATCACCGACCTTCGTCGAACTCCTGCTTGATGCGCGGCTGAAAGAATACGCGGACCACTTTCTGCTTCCCAACTGCGGGAGCTACTGGCTCAACACCAGCCAGATGATGGTTATTGGCCCCGGCGAACCCGCCCAGCTGCTTCATCGTGACTCCGCCAACTGGCCGCACTTTCCGTGGCCCCCGTTGGAAGTCACCGTGAGCTGCATGTTCGCCTTGAGCGACTTCGACGTCGAAAGCGGTGCGACGCAGGTTGCGCCGGGCAGCCACCGATGGAGCGATTCGGCGCGCGCGCCGGCCGCGCATGAAATCACCCAGGCCGTCATGCCGGCGGGTTCAGTGCTCTTCTACAGCGGCAACGTAATTCATGCGGCGGGAGAAAATCGCGCCACCGATCGCTGGCGCTGCGGGATGCACGTGAGCTGGGTACTCGGATGGCTACGCCCGGAAGAGTGCCACTACCTGGCGGTCCCAATCGAAGTCGCGCGCCGCCTGCCCGATCGGGTCCAACATCTGCTCGGTTACCATTCATACCATCCGTCGACCTATGGCGGTCGCCTGGGACTGGTCGATTTCGAGGAAGCGAAACGAATTCTCTGA